A region of the Litchfieldia alkalitelluris genome:
GCTAGAGGAAGTAGCAGTCAGGAGATAGCAGTCCTAGATAGTGGTGTCGATTATAATCATCCAGATTTAGCAACTAAAACCATCCGTGGTTATGACTTTGTTGATCGTGATTACACTCCAATGGATTTAAATGGTCATGGCACACATGTTGCTGGAACTGCCGCTGCAGCTACTAACAATTCAACTGGGGTTGCTGGAATGGCACCAAACACAAGAATTCTGGCTGTAAGGGTACTTGATGCTAATGGTAGTGGTTCTCTAGCTAATATTGCTAACGGGATTCGTTATGCGGCAGATTATGGTGCTGAAGTTATCAATCTATCACTTGGTTGCGATTGTGCATCTACAACACTTGAAAGTGCTGTTAATTACGCATGGAACAAAGGGTCTGTTCTTATCGCAGCTGCTGGTAACAGTGGTGTAAGCACAACTTTTGAACCAGCATCATATGCAAATGTCATCGCAGTTGGGGCAATTGACCGTTATAATCGTCGTGCTTCTTTCTCTAACTATGGTACTTGGGTAGATGTTACAGCGCCTGGTGTGGACATTGCTTCAACAGTTCCAAATCGAGGATATTCATATATGTCTGGGACATCAATGGCTTCCCCTCATGTAGCCGGCCTAGCAGCATTACTAGCTGGTCAAGGAAGAAGTAACTCACAAATTCGCCAAGCAATTCAACAGACTACAGATAAGATTAGTGGAACAGGTTCTTTCTTCAGATATGGAAAAATTAATTCTAATCGTGCGGTTCGTTACTAAAAGTCAACTAAATTAATTAATACAAATAAGAGTACCTAGTATTCTTGTAAGTATTTCAGTTTAAGAGAACAAAAAAAGATAAATAGCATACGAAATTTGTATCATTATCAAGACCTAATCTAAAAAAAGATAAATCATTAAATTAAAGGACATAACATATTTTAAATGACTAATATGTTATGTCCTTCTCCTTCAACTAACTCGTTAATGATATAAGGAAATCTATATAATCTTACCAGTGTACTTGAAGTTTATTACCATTTGGATCATAAAAGTGGAAAAAGGAGTGACCATTATCTTCTTGTATATCCTCCACCTTAACTTGATTATTAATTAGGTGTTGATGAAATTCAGGTAATTCTGGGCTTGTAAAGCCGATACTAAAAGCTGATGCATTATTAATTGTAAAATGTGAAAATGTTTCATCGTCGGTAGGAACTAAGATAAGTAAAAATGGTCCCTCATTTACTTTAATAATCGCAAATGGATCATCAGTAATGCTTAATAACTGTAACCCTAATATATCTCTATACCACCCGGCAGACTGTTCTAAATCTTTTACAGGAATTCTAATATAATGTACTTGTTCAATGAATGATTTACTCATATTTACCTTTCCTTTAACCATAATAGGAGCTTCCCGCAACGATAGTTCCCTGTTCAGCTATTGCCCCATATACACTATAGTACATCCAGAACAGAGGTCCATGCTGGAGAAGTTGGTTTTATAATTTTAAAATGCTCTATGTCAGGTAGGATAACAAGCTTTACGTTTTCTCCCTTTTCTTTAGCATAATTGTAATAATCCCTACTTAAATCTACTGGTACGTGGCGGTCTGACTCTCCATGTATTAATACTTGTTCTACTTTTATTGGCACTAATTCTGCTGGGGAAGTCAGTTTGTAACGTTCATTAACTTCATCTGGCGTTCCGCCTAGTAGATTAGCTACATGACTCCTCATTCCCTTTTGATCGTGGATTTTCCACATCTTCACCAAGTCCGTAACACCAGCTAAACTGATAACTTTCTGAAAAGCAACAGTAAGCTCATTAAATGCTCCATTGTCCTTACTACTAGCTTGGATTCTTGAGCCTAACCAAAGTGCTAAATGTCCACCTGCTGAGTGACCTATTACAGTAACATTTGATATATCTAGAGGAAAAGATTCCTTTATCCTGTAAAGATAATTAATAGCACTAATACCATCATTAAATGTTCCAGTCCACCCTCCTCCATCTTCACCAACTCTCCTATACTCAATATTCCATGTTGCAAAACCTCTCTTGGTCAAATCTTCAGCAATTGGATTATTTTCTTCTAAGTTATATCTTGCTTGCCAAAATCCCCCGTGAATTAAAACTATCACTGGACATGATTCTAAATTCTCAGGCACTCGTAATACACCAAATTGAGATTCATGTTCCCCATAGTAAATCTTAAATTCATTTTTCATTTATACTCTCCTTAATAATATTGTGTTAATTGTTTAATTCGATAAATATAGCCACACTTCCTTTATAGAAGAGTGGCTACTGTCATTTTGCTTATTTAACTGTCCTGTCTTAGTAAAAAAGCGACTGCTTCTTGTTCAGCAATCGCCCCCGTTAGCTTAATTAACATCACTTTTGTAAATATCTAAAATTGGCTTTGTATAATTATCGAATTTCTCAGTATCAAGTAAACTTATCCATTTAACTTCTACTAAATCTTCATTTCCAACCAAATTTTTATCTAATTTTAGACTTCCACCGATGATCTCAGCTAGGAAGGAGTATTTTTTTTCATTCTCATATAAAAGTTTGGTGATTTGAACATTAAAGCCTGTTTCTTCCTTCACTTCTCTTATACAAGCCTGTTCAGGAGTTTCATTGCGTTCAATTCCCCCACCTGGAAAATTCCAAACAATATCCCCTCTTTGCACATACTGTTTCACCATTAATAACTTATTATCCTTTATAATTATTGCTTGTGAAATCATAAACTCTCTCTCCCTAATCCTTTTATTTAATTAAATATACCTTCCTGCTTATGCATACAGATAGGTAAGGGTTTGAAATTATCGTCCCCTTTTCCCCCTGTTCACACCAGTACGTGCGACTTTCACCGCATACGGCGTTCCAACTAAACCAATTTATTCTTTCTATGTATTAAAGCAGACGAGTGCTGTATTTCCAATGTTAGATTATTTCATTTTGACACTTTAATCGTAGTTTATTTACTTTTTCTCTCTGCTTGCTATTAAGCTTCAAGGATTGTAAAAGATTTTCTATTTTAATTTCGTCTTTAAGATGTATCAATTGATGTATTATTTTATGAACAATAATCAGATTTGAATAGTTATCATCTCTCGAAAGGTAATAGGGGTTTATATGATGGCAATGCCATTCATGAATCCCTAACTCTTCACCTAATATGGCACATTTTCCATATTGGGCGATAAACTTACTAATCCTGTTATCATTGTATTCAATAGATCTATTTGGAATGTAGTTTCTCATGATGTAGGAAAGCGTTGTTTTATCAATAGCTTTCAGGCTATTGTGTATTTTAGCTCTACCTTCGGCAGTAAAGTTACAAATCGTTTGTGAGAAACACAGTGGGGTTTTCCACCGTTGGGCATGTATAGGAACAAATACCATTTGTTTTACCTTAAATAGCCTAGCCTTGTAACCCTTGTACCTTTTCTGTAAAGTTTTAGTCATATCATGAAAACTTGCCTCGGTTCTAATGTTCTTTAATTGATTATATAATGCTTTGCGGAGATGAGCGTTTAACTCATTCAGATTAATAGTAATGTTAGTTGCGAAAGAGTAATAGTTTTGGATTCCCATCACGACAGTATTGAAATTCCAAACAGTCTGGATGCAAGGTTTTCTTTTGACTACTTTTATAGCTTCCTTAATCTTTTGAAAGGCATTTTCTTTAGCCTTCTTCGACATATCGGACCTTGCTACATAACCAAATCTTGTTTTTCCTTTCCTAACAGCTTTTATTGAGAATCCAAGAAACTCGGAAGAGTTTTTCTTTAAATTTATTACCCTCGATTTCTCTTCGCTTGTTTCCAAATGAAGTCTTTTTCTCAAGAAATCTCTCAATGCGTAATTCATTTTTATTGCCTGTGACCTAGTTCTGCACATTACCTTAAGGCAAGTAGACCACTGGAACCTCCCCAGTAGTCCCTCACAGAACCGGACGTGAACCTCTCAGCTCATCCGGCTCCCATTATTCAGCCGTAGGTTTGATACCTAATTCCCAGTGTTTGAAAAGCTTTGGATTTTGTTTTGCAATTCTTCCTAAAAGGTGTTCAGCTCTTTTCTTATGCCGAGACAGCTTCTTATATTTCTTTCGTACCCACATGATTAAGGCTTTATTGATGTGCCTCAATGTTGAATACATTTCAGATTTATAGAACTTGCCATAGTAATTAATCCAGCCTATTATCTTTGAGTTAAACATCTCGGAAAGGTCCGTAAGAGCTTTTTCAGCCTTCAACTGTAGCTTCCAACCCCTCACTTTTTGCCGAATTGCTTTCTTAGATTTATTACTAATCGCAGGTGTAAAGTTGATGAAATACTTTCCCCATCTATTCTTTGAACGCCTTGGCTTGAACATGTACCCAAGAAAGTCAAATGAGATATTTTCATAATCTTCTTCTCTATCGTCATCTTTACAATACACAATTCGTGTTTTGGTGGGATGTAGTTCAAGTTTGCATTCATTCATCCTCTTATTTAAGGAGTCTAGCAATTCCAGTGCTTCACTTTCAGATTTGCAGTGTATGACTGCATCATCCGCAAATCTCGCAAATGGATTGTTAGGATGGTTAATTATCATCCATTTATCAAATGTGTAATGTAGAAAGAGATTGGCTAGAACAGGGCTTATGACACCACCTTGCGGTGTGCCCGAAGTACGTTCTAAGATACCTTCCTTCGCTTGAAAAGGTGCCTTTAGCCATCTTGTAATATATAACTTTACCCATTTGATATCTGTGTGCTTTTCTACTGCTCTCATTAATAATTCATGATCAATATTGTCAAATAATCCTTTGATATCGAATTCTAGAACCCAGTCATACTTCCAACACCTTTTACGTGTTATCTCTACTGCTTGAATTGCATCCTTATTAGGTCTATAACCATACGAGTCCTCGTGAAAGAAAGGTTCCACCAAGGGTTCAAAATATAGTTTCACAACCATTTGGGCAATTCTGTCTGAAACAGTCGGTATTCCTAGTGTTCTGGTACCTCCAGTTTTCTTCGGTATCTCTACCGCTTTTACAGCTGGTGGGAAGTAACAACCTGAGGACATTTTGTTCCATATTTTATAGAGATTATCTTTTAGGTTCATTTCAAACTCTTCTATTGACTCATCATCAATTCCAGCTGACCCTTTGTTTGTTTTCACTCTAAGAAAGGCATCATAAACAGCCTTTTTAGATATCGCAAATGGCTTTGTTTTATTCATAAGTTCCTCCCAATAGTTGGTTGACTTGCTCATAAAAACTGAATAACATAACCCCTTTGCTCCACCTCCGTTAGGAGGTTTCATAGCTACTACGAGTTATTCCGCCCCTATACATGGCATTGGTACTCTGATTCTTGTGGGGCTTCCACTTGAATTTCTCCCTTAACATCCATGTCGTAGGTTCCCACGTTCCACACCCAAGCCTATATTAAGTTCACGCCGCCTTTATACCGGTCACCGAACGGACAGTAAACAGGTTTCCTCCGAACTTATCCTGAGTTAACGACTCCCCCTCAGTTTTGATGACATCCCTACGCTTTCGATACTTCTTCAGCGGTTCAATGGTTTTCGTCTCCTTAATATATACCTGACAGAATCTTGTTCTGCCTTTTCCTTAACGCTCAATACCATAGCTTTTGACTACAGCACCATAAGGTGGTTTGCAATCTCTACCTGTATAGCGATTGCGAGAGGCCTACTCTCATCTTGAGTGCAGCACAGCTTCCTTGTGTGCTTACGCACACTTTGGTTGCTTTCGTGGCACACAATCGTCCGCATAACGGACGATGAAGCACTCTTTTAAAGCCGTTTTCTTCAATTGCTGATATTTACTACCAATAAAGGAGTATGTATATCTGCTCTCGAACGTTTCCCATTGGTCACTTAACCACCAATCCAATTCATTCAATACAATATTTGAAAGTAAAGGTGATAGGATTCCTCCTTGCGGAGTACCTTTTGTAGGAATACCCTCTCCTTCAATCTCTGCTTTTAATAGCTTAGATATAATAGAAAGAAGTGATTTATCCCTTATTCCTAATGACCACATTTGTTTAAGAAGTTTGCCATGATTCACATTATCAAAGAAACCTTTAATATCCACATCAACACAATGATGGAGCCCAGTTTGATTGATAAGGAATTCAAGTCTAGCTTTAGCGTGATGAGTGCTGCGGTTCGGTCTAAATCCATAACTATGTTTATGGAATTTTGCTTCACAAATTGGCTCTAAGATTTGAAGTATGCATTGTTGAAAGATTCTATCCCAAACCGTCGGAATTCCCAAAGGTCTGGTTCTCCCTTTCCCTTTTGGGATGAAGACACGCCTTACTGTTTGTGGTTTGTACCTTTTGAACATGGATTGAACCTTCGCTATTACATCTTCCACTGTTAAATGTAAGATATCGTTAATAGTTAATTTATCTGTTCCCGCAGTTTTGCTACCTGTGTTTCTTTTGATGTTTCGGTAGGCAAGTCGTATATTATCTTCAGAACACATTAATTCTGTTAAGTCATAGAAGTGATGACCACTGACACTTTGAGCATATAGTGAATCCAAACAATTTTGCATACTATAATACTCACTGTGTCTCAGTTTCTTCCGTTTCAATAAGTTGGTGACCCCTTTCGGAGTTAAACCTCTATTAGTCTCACGAGAACCTTATTAATCGATAAAGAACTGCCTTACTTGGTTGAATAAATCTTTATTAGTCTAGTGGCTATCCCTCCATGTAGGTTAGACATTTCATTGGTACTGTGCCACCACTTTCACTGATATAAAGGCAAGTTTTTCCAATGAATCGTTGGGAAGGAAAATAACAATGATAGTAGTTGTTGTGCAAGTCCTCCCCGTTATCAGCTTACAACGTTGAGTTATATCTATTATAGAATGAAATTAGGTGCTTCCTGTAAGCCTGTTAGCATTCATACGCCTGTAACGTATCATGGGTGTTCATATTAGTTATTTTTACTTACCCACATCTAACATCACAATTTGGTGATATACACATTTCTATGTATTGCAGGTATAGACCCGTACATCCAGAAGTTTGTCAGCTTAACCTTTTCTTTTAGGTTTCTTCGCATACTCACCATATTCATTCAACTCAAGCATCATGATTTACACCACCCCTTCGGGTAGGCTTTCGACAGTTAATATTACACTGTTACGGTAAATTCTCACGCCTGTTCACCGAGCTCTTAACACTATCATTCTTGCTAAATCAAGTGCTAATGGACTAAGAGAGAACCCTTCAAGGCGTTACCCTATCATTTGATTCTTCGATATAACCCTTCAGTTCCATAAGGAACTGCCTAACCTTTACCAGAGTGATGTAACCATCCTCCATTTAAGCTAGGAACATTTCGCACAAGTAACCTGCTCAATAGTCAAAAAGCGAATACTCTTATTGAACACTCGCTCACCGATAGTTTAAGTGCATTTTTTCACAATCAATAAAAATGCACTGTTTGTTTAAATGGAATTCACTCCATCAATTCATCTATTATCTATGTGACTCTTAGAACAATCTTTCCCTTTGTACGCCCACTTTCAATGTGCTGGTGAGCCTCTACAATCTGTTCCAAGGGATAACATTTTTCAATAACAGGTTTTAACTTTTCTTGTTCCACAAGACTACATGAAAAAGCCAAGTCTCCATGATTTGGTTTTGTAAAATGAATCTTTGCCTTTTTTCTACCTAAAAATGATCCTATCATCACTTGAAACGGATGGTATTTAGGGAAAAATAAGTGTTCAGTAATATAAACACCTTTCTCGGTTAAAGAACGTAAGCAACTGAAAAAGGTCCGCTTACCAACAGCATCCAGAATAACATCGTATTTATTTCTATGATCAGTGAAATCTTCCTTAGTATAATCAAGGACATAATGAGCCCCAAGATCCTTAACCCAATCTAAATTGGAGGTACTACAAACGGCAGTTACTTCAGCTCCATAGTAATTTGCAAGTTGAACAGCAAAATGCCCTACTCCTCCAGATGCTCCATATATTAAGACTCTTTGTCCTTGCTTTACCTGAGCTACATCTCGCAAAGCTTGTAACGCAGTTTGAGCAGCACATGGAATAGCAGCAGCATCTTCAAAAGTTATGTTTTTCGGCATATGACATAGGAAATTCTCACGTGGAGAGACATATTCAGAATGGGAGCCGAAGCAACTCCCAAAAACGTGGTCACCCACCTTAAATTTGCGAACATTTTCACCGACAGCCTCAATAGTACCCGCAACATCTATGCCTAGTACGGGATTTTTGGGTTTTGTTAGTCCATTATCCAACCTTGTTGGTAAATAACCCTTTCGGTACAAATAGTCCATAGTATTGACAGATGCACTGTGAACACGAATCAACACCCTGTCTTGTTCCTTGATGGATGGTTTTTCAATATCCTTTATACTCATAACTTCAGGGGGACCGTAGTTACTATAAATTGCTGCTCTCACCTGCATACCTCCATAATAATTCTATTTTAAGGCGTTTATTTAATATAAACTCTTTCCCTTATTATATGGTGTATTTCTAAATATTCGGACTCTTTAATAAAAAATTTTTTAAACCTACTCTATTAGTTCAAGATAGCTAACGCACAGAACAACCATCAGAAAAATAAAATATAACATTAAAACAAATATTTTCTCCTTAGAGTCTTTATTTTCAAAGATTAAAGCTGCAGACAGAATTGATCGCTAACGCAAGATAATCCGTTACGGCACATTTTCTCCTCTGTCGAGATACTTTTATATTAATTGCCTCTTAAGCTAAACTGCTGCTATACTTCAATAAAAAAGGTGCGAAATCCTTCTTTAAGATACGCAACCCGTTAGCTGAATATCTAAGACCATTCGTCTAAAACCCATCCTTGTTCCATTCTTTCCTTTAGTAAGGTATCATTCCAGGTTCCCCAGGGCGACAATTGTTTATGTTCATTAGTCAAATCTTGAACTTTCTCCCTTGCCAAAGTCTCATAATCAACAATATGCCAAACAACAAATTCACCTTTTATAGTGTGTTTACTTCAAAACTTTTTTGGTAACACAAAATCTTTAGTTATTTCATAATTCATCTTACTGCTTACTAACTTTTGCTCCTTGAACTTGGATATTATCATGTTCTAAATCAACAATAACAGTCATATATGTTTCCTCTTTATATAGAACAATACAGGTAACTTGTTGTTTAACTAAGAATTGGAATATTAATCCATTGTTTATTTATTCGATATCCACATTCAAATTCCTTCTTAAGCAATCCTTCTTTCAATATTCTATAACAATAACGTTAATTGCTAACTTAATAACTTTCACAAACAAAGCACTTCTCCGTCTTAAAGAAATGCACCAATAGTTGTAGAATAACTATTAACTACCAAACCGTAATCTTTCCATTGCCAGCATAAAGCATCGCAGCTTCTGGACCATCGCAATCTACTTCTTTAAGTGAAATCTTCACCGTAACATAAGGGATTCCACCATTCACCCTCATACTCACTATCTTATCACGTACCTGCTACCATCCTTAATCCACGATCTTATCCTTAGTGGTAAGTAATACCAAAATTGCAATTAAACACCTATCTTTTATATAATATTTATAGCAGTATAGTCCGTATAGAGACTATATGCACAGGTTTGAGAAAATAACGGCAGATAAGAAAATCACTATTAATAAGCAAACTGTTTACAGATTACTAGAATAATAAATTTTAACATTGCCTGCCGTCAGTTTGTAAGGAGTGCTTACAGCTTTTATAAGGTGGGGAGAGGGAGTGATTTTATGGAATATCATGTGTCAATGCGAGGGAATGATCAGGCAAAAGGAACATCGGATCAACCATTTCGTACAATATCACGAGCAGCGGCTCTTGCCATGGCTGGTGATACGGTTACTGTTCATGCTGGAGTATATAGGGAATGGGTTAATCCGGCTAATGGAGGAACAGAAGATCATAGAATAATATATAGATCCGCAGGCGACGGTGAAGTAGTCATTACAGGGGCTGAACGTATTTCCGACTGGAAAGCTGAAGGAGACAGTGTTTGGATCACAGAAATACCTAATTCCATATTTTCTGTTCGTAATCCCTTTGAAGAAGAGCTCAGTGGAGACTGGCTATTTGACGGAGCTTTCCCGGTTCATCTCGGTGATGTATATTTGGATTGCAAATCCTTGTACGAATGCGATAGTGTTGAAAAGGTACGTAAGCCCGAAGTTTGGCCCGAAGCCAAATATCCAAAGGATTCACTACTAAAATGGTATGCCGAAGTTGGTTCTACAACAACAAAAATTTGGGCCAATTTTGGTGGAAAAGATCCTCGTAAGGAAAATGTAGAAATTAATGTCCGTCCTTATTGCTTCTGGCCTGAGAAACCAGGACTTAACTATATAACCGTAAGTGGATTCACACTTCGTCAAGCATCTCCTCAATGGGCACCGCCAACTGACTACCAGGAAGGTTTGATCGGACCTCACTGGAGTAAGGGTTGGATTATTGAAAACAATATGATCAGTGAATCCAAAAGCGTTGGTATCAGCCTAGGTACTGAAATCGGTACAGGTCACGCTAAGTATTTGGACAAGCACATTAAAGGTGGTACACAACGTGAGCAGGAAGTTATCTTGCGAGCATTACGCTCTGGATGGCATAAAGATAGCATAGGCAGTCATATCGTTCGAGGTAATGTGATCCACGATTGTGAACAGGCAGGCATTGTGGGGCATATGGGCGGAGCATTCAGCCACATTTATCAAAACCGTATTTACAATATTCACCACAAGCGTCTCAGACATGGTGCCGAAGTAGCTGGAATCAAGCTACATGCTGCCCTGGATACTCAAATTAGCGAAAATATATTCTATAGCTGTTACCGTGGAGTTTGGCTTGACTGGCAGGCACAGGGTACCCGCATTAGCCGTAATGTATTTTTTGACAACATTTCTGAGGACTTCTTCGTTGAGGTTTGCCATGGTCCGTATATGGCTGATCATAATCTGTTCCTCTCACCGATGAATTTCAGAAATATGGCACAGGGTGGAGCATTTGTCCATAATTTGTTTGCAGGTAGATTTGTGGTTCGTTCCGAGATTACCCGCACTACGCCGTACCACTTCCCTCACGAGACAGCAATGGCAGGTTACTCCAACATTACTGGAGGGGATGATAGGTATTATAACAATATCTTTTTGGGGGATAATGATGCTAACACAGAATCTGTCCCAATAACCTTTTTTGAGCATCTTCCGCTTAAACCCAGGGATGAAGTTGGAGATGACGGAAAGACTGTCATGGATGGTGTTCCGGACAATTCCATTTGCTATCTGCACGCTGTGGGACTGGGAGGCTACGACAAGCATCCTGATGCAAAAGATAAGAAATGGTGGGAATACAGCAATGAGGAGCTTGCTGAGATTGGAGATGCCGCAAAGGATTTCTTTATAGGAAATGCAGTTCTTCCGGTGGCTATGGGAGGAAATGTATACCTTAA
Encoded here:
- a CDS encoding NAD(P)-dependent alcohol dehydrogenase yields the protein MRAAIYSNYGPPEVMSIKDIEKPSIKEQDRVLIRVHSASVNTMDYLYRKGYLPTRLDNGLTKPKNPVLGIDVAGTIEAVGENVRKFKVGDHVFGSCFGSHSEYVSPRENFLCHMPKNITFEDAAAIPCAAQTALQALRDVAQVKQGQRVLIYGASGGVGHFAVQLANYYGAEVTAVCSTSNLDWVKDLGAHYVLDYTKEDFTDHRNKYDVILDAVGKRTFFSCLRSLTEKGVYITEHLFFPKYHPFQVMIGSFLGRKKAKIHFTKPNHGDLAFSCSLVEQEKLKPVIEKCYPLEQIVEAHQHIESGRTKGKIVLRVT
- the ltrA gene encoding group II intron reverse transcriptase/maturase; translation: MNKTKPFAISKKAVYDAFLRVKTNKGSAGIDDESIEEFEMNLKDNLYKIWNKMSSGCYFPPAVKAVEIPKKTGGTRTLGIPTVSDRIAQMVVKLYFEPLVEPFFHEDSYGYRPNKDAIQAVEITRKRCWKYDWVLEFDIKGLFDNIDHELLMRAVEKHTDIKWVKLYITRWLKAPFQAKEGILERTSGTPQGGVISPVLANLFLHYTFDKWMIINHPNNPFARFADDAVIHCKSESEALELLDSLNKRMNECKLELHPTKTRIVYCKDDDREEDYENISFDFLGYMFKPRRSKNRWGKYFINFTPAISNKSKKAIRQKVRGWKLQLKAEKALTDLSEMFNSKIIGWINYYGKFYKSEMYSTLRHINKALIMWVRKKYKKLSRHKKRAEHLLGRIAKQNPKLFKHWELGIKPTAE
- a CDS encoding VOC family protein, with amino-acid sequence MSKSFIEQVHYIRIPVKDLEQSAGWYRDILGLQLLSITDDPFAIIKVNEGPFLLILVPTDDETFSHFTINNASAFSIGFTSPELPEFHQHLINNQVKVEDIQEDNGHSFFHFYDPNGNKLQVHW
- a CDS encoding right-handed parallel beta-helix repeat-containing protein translates to MEYHVSMRGNDQAKGTSDQPFRTISRAAALAMAGDTVTVHAGVYREWVNPANGGTEDHRIIYRSAGDGEVVITGAERISDWKAEGDSVWITEIPNSIFSVRNPFEEELSGDWLFDGAFPVHLGDVYLDCKSLYECDSVEKVRKPEVWPEAKYPKDSLLKWYAEVGSTTTKIWANFGGKDPRKENVEINVRPYCFWPEKPGLNYITVSGFTLRQASPQWAPPTDYQEGLIGPHWSKGWIIENNMISESKSVGISLGTEIGTGHAKYLDKHIKGGTQREQEVILRALRSGWHKDSIGSHIVRGNVIHDCEQAGIVGHMGGAFSHIYQNRIYNIHHKRLRHGAEVAGIKLHAALDTQISENIFYSCYRGVWLDWQAQGTRISRNVFFDNISEDFFVEVCHGPYMADHNLFLSPMNFRNMAQGGAFVHNLFAGRFVVRSEITRTTPYHFPHETAMAGYSNITGGDDRYYNNIFLGDNDANTESVPITFFEHLPLKPRDEVGDDGKTVMDGVPDNSICYLHAVGLGGYDKHPDAKDKKWWEYSNEELAEIGDAAKDFFIGNAVLPVAMGGNVYLNNAVPGSHESNAKIYEQKGIKVEINPAQGRVQIQFNEPKLLRGASAMLVTTDLLGKTYHADMKFEQPDSTPYRFDSDFFGIKRPDADVTPGPFELTENGTIDFEI
- a CDS encoding NUDIX hydrolase; the encoded protein is MISQAIIIKDNKLLMVKQYVQRGDIVWNFPGGGIERNETPEQACIREVKEETGFNVQITKLLYENEKKYSFLAEIIGGSLKLDKNLVGNEDLVEVKWISLLDTEKFDNYTKPILDIYKSDVN
- a CDS encoding S8 family peptidase codes for the protein MYWENDISSTLLHTKFPTVFPTSISLTAFPFFGEASAKGPLQESKQVTAKVEKDKYVKGEVIVKFKDSVSIAKQNKTVETFGGEILSDSAEGKSPFKVLKVGNVEAVVKALNKNPNVEYAEPNYILSATWTPNDTYYSGYQYGPQNTSTNYAWDIARGSSSQEIAVLDSGVDYNHPDLATKTIRGYDFVDRDYTPMDLNGHGTHVAGTAAAATNNSTGVAGMAPNTRILAVRVLDANGSGSLANIANGIRYAADYGAEVINLSLGCDCASTTLESAVNYAWNKGSVLIAAAGNSGVSTTFEPASYANVIAVGAIDRYNRRASFSNYGTWVDVTAPGVDIASTVPNRGYSYMSGTSMASPHVAGLAALLAGQGRSNSQIRQAIQQTTDKISGTGSFFRYGKINSNRAVRY
- a CDS encoding alpha/beta hydrolase family protein, encoding MKNEFKIYYGEHESQFGVLRVPENLESCPVIVLIHGGFWQARYNLEENNPIAEDLTKRGFATWNIEYRRVGEDGGGWTGTFNDGISAINYLYRIKESFPLDISNVTVIGHSAGGHLALWLGSRIQASSKDNGAFNELTVAFQKVISLAGVTDLVKMWKIHDQKGMRSHVANLLGGTPDEVNERYKLTSPAELVPIKVEQVLIHGESDRHVPVDLSRDYYNYAKEKGENVKLVILPDIEHFKIIKPTSPAWTSVLDVL